Below is a genomic region from Gopherus flavomarginatus isolate rGopFla2 chromosome 25, rGopFla2.mat.asm, whole genome shotgun sequence.
TTCCCTTCAGTCTCACATAATGCCAATTGTGGGGCTTTAAATGTCTTTGCCACGAGTACACCACCACAAAAAAATCATTCTACCCTGCAGCAGATCTTACCTCAGAGGCATTTCCAGGGGGGCCCTTCTGCACAGCATCCAAGAGGAAACGGTCTTTTTGGCATGATGTGCAGCAGTAAGCACGCACTCCTGCAGGCAGACTTCTCTCTAAGCGGTCTCTTACACGCAACTGGAAAACACctgtaaagcaggggttctcaaactgggggtcgtgagattattacatggggggtcgcaagctgtcaacctccaccccaaaccctgtcacctccagcatttataatagtgttaatattaaaaatgtgtttttaaatttataaaaggGGGGGGAgtttcactcagaggcttgctctgtgaaaggggtcaccagtataaaagtttgagaacgacTGCGTAAAATATCAGACTTAAAATCAAATAAACCTTTTTGCAGTCTGCATTTTAGTTTTTGTTCTTTAACTGAATCTTCCCAACATCAACAGCTGTCACAATAGCATGAGCTTTCACTTCTGTTCAGGGTATATTTAAGTTTCTATGAGCAGTGTCTTTGaataaaaaagttttaaatatgGTATCTTAcagctttttttaattttcagatagACTCAATTGAGTTTGACCCATGAACTGGTGTCTGGTATGTTAGAATTCAAGGAGGGTAAACAATCTGTATAAGCATGGAGTTTGCAATGGTATAACCCCACACAAGCCAGTTTTGAAACAGGTGTGAGCATCTAGCTAGTAAAAGGCAAATCCACAGATAAatgagcaggcaggcaggccggCCTACacctttacattttaattttcttctaaATTCAGATTAAAAGGGTCACTGACCCATTAGGAGAGGAGTCAGCAGAAACATTTAAGCACAAAGTTGTTTTAGTTGTTCAGAGCACTGTAAGCTGAGAAAAGCAGCTGAGGTTTAATATGATAATGGTGGCACAGAATTATAACATAATAGTATCATTTAAAACTATCAATGGACCATTTAATGCATATGTGAATAGCAAAAAAAATTGCTTCAGTCTAGTAAGAACTCAAACAGTGATATTGTTTAGTGTCAGAAAGATGGTATCTGTTTGGATTGTTATAgcaaaaaataatacaaattaactttttttttaaactttcagaaCAGAGGCTTTACCCGGAAGAGCCATACATTCCTGcctaaaatatttagaaaaatgtCTACTCAATCATCGAAAGAGAGGCTCGAAAATCTGCAGTTTCCATTCCTTGATGACGACACTACCATTTCTACAGTCAAAGAATCTAAAACCCTTTTTATCATAAGAGGTCTGCCTGGCAGTGGGAAATCCACTCTTGCCCAGGCTATTCAAGACCAGTATAAGGATGCCTGCAAGGTCATTTCTGCCGATACCTATAAAATTACACCTGCAATAAGAAGCTCCATTCCTGAAGATTATTCAAAGTTGGATGAGGATTTAGTTGACTATTGCAAGCGAGACATCAGTGTTGTTGTTGTGGATGATACTCACCATGAACGGGAACGGCTAGACCAACTCTTTGATATTGCTGACAAATACCAGTTTAAAGTCCTCTTTGTTGAACCCAAAACACCTTGGAAGATGGATTGCTTGCAGCTTAAGGATAAGAATCAGTGGAAACTGTCAGTGGAAGATCTGAAGAAGATGAAACCAAGCTTGGAGAAAGATTTCCTACCTTTGTATTATGGATGGTTTTTGAGCAAAAAGAGTTCTGAGAACTTGAGGAAGACTGGGCAAGCCTTTTTAGATGAGCTCGGAAGTCTTAAAGTATTCAAAAAGGAGTCTAAGTACtgtatgtatataaatatttCACCAAGCTTTTTATTCTACTAACCAGAGGGAAGGTTACCACTTAGTAGACAACACAGGGAACAAACTTGCCCACTCAGCTTCCAAAGTAACACTTCCAGTTCAGTCTAAATTCTCCACAAGTTGTATTTAAAGACACTGATTAGAACAACAAGGCATGTTGTCCAAAAAGCAGAAGCAGCTTTAAATCATTTTTATGTAGGGAAGCACAACCCACCTCCTCTTAAATTTAAAGTTTCTGGAACCCGATGTTTAGGGGATTTGCAGGGGGATATAGAACTTTGAGCCTGCAGCCCACAGGTTGGAATCCAGCGTAGACTGGAAATAATCAAGCCATTCCCACCTGCTTTCTGGGATGGCCTATGTGAAGTTAGttggaggagagaggccaaggattgaatAAAAATGAACTGAAACACCATGTtgcccccaaagtgactccctgCAATATCAAGGCCTAGGCAAACTGGCTAGCAGTGCAAGGAAGCTTGCGTTGCTGAACTACACGAGTTGTGAGGATAAAGAATACTTCATTTTCTACTGCTGAGTAGCACACTCAGCTCTAAGTAAAATTAAACCTTAAGTGTACCTCTTAAATGAGTATTTGCAGGGAAAATGAATATTAATTTGTCGTAGTAATtttgcttgtctacacttgcagttcTTCCTGCTGAAGATCCCAAAGTAAAATTGGACCTGACCAGCTACTTTGCGAAAAGGCCACCCAGCGTCTTGCACTGTACAACAAAATTTACTGACTTTGGAAAGGCTATGGGAGCTGATGAATATGCACAACAAGAAGTTAGTgtcttgtttttgtcttttttcccaaAACGTGTGTTCAGGTTGTATGTTATGCCAACCTTTTACCTTGGTAGATTTGGTGTGGCTGTGCAGCTTTCTAAAACCTTAGTGTGACGGCATATGCCCCCCTCACAACAGCACTTGTGAAGTTGGCTCACCTGACAGCCTGTTTAGAAGAGAAATAGTAAGGCTGTTACTCCTCGGGACCGAGAAATAACGTTGACAGGGAGATGCATTGAGGAAGTTTTCATCTTGCCTCCAAACTAACTGCAAGGTCTTATGGGTTTTTTCCTGTAAGTACTAGAGTCCTTCTCTAATGGCTTGGTTCTAAGTGATCGTGAGTTAAGGTATGGTCACTTCCATCTTTTGTACCATATCTGATCAGCCTGAGGTTCCaattaaaatacataaattaaGATGACcaaaagggggagagggaggaggaggagagagaaaacagtgACCTGTAACCATGATGATGTTTTCATTACCATACTGAGTGCTGGAGAAGCCAGTGAAAGACCCTAAGGTTGTTGAGGAGAGCAGTTATTCATGATACACTTTGTAGCATATACATGGAATGTGGCAGAATTCCTCAGAGGAGATCAGTGAAGAATCTAACTGAAAAGGCAAAGTAGTAGATCTGGCTGCGTAAACCTTTGAAGGGGCTTGGCAGGGCAGGTTAATGTCACATTGAGTCTGTTAAAGTCCTATTCTGGATTCAGACTGTTTGGTCCTCTCTCCCCTTAGGTGGTGAAGGCTTCCTACGGAAAAGCCTTTACCCTGACTATCTCTGCACTGTTCCTCACAACAAAAACTGCTGGTGCTCGCGTGGAACTGAGTGAGCAAGAACTGCTGCTGTGGCCGGGAGACGTCGACAAGATACTGCCTACAGACAACCTGCCCAAAGGCAGCCGGGCCCACATTACCCTTGGTTGTGCCAGTGGCATAGAACCGGTCCAGACTGGAATTGACTTGCTGGAGTTTGTCAAGCTGGAAAAGGCAGGGACCAAAGGTGATGAAATTGAGGAAATTGGTGGAGGGAAACTGCAGTACTTTGGCAATGGCATGTGGATGCTCCTACTTTCTAAAAAGATTGAAGTGAAGGCTATTTTCTCAGGTTACTATGGCAAGGGAAAGCTAGTGCCTACTCAGGGCAGTAACAAGCGAGGCTCTGCCTTTAATCCCTGCACTATCATctaggtgctccagccctgcggtggtgtggtttgtttgttttttttaagacaatAACTTGGGTAACCTTTATAAATTTGTAAAAAGAAAGTTGTGTGTACTAAAGTAGCCTTTCTGCAAACTCTAGTATGAAGTGTCTCTCTGGGGACAATGTATTGGCCCTCAGGAAGGAAATTGGTGATCTGATTGTAAAGGAAAACTAAGTGGCTAAACCACCATTTCTGATAGTTAAGTAGACCAAATAGGATATCTAAATAACTGAAGTGctgaatgactttttaaaatgatagATTTTTGTAGAGAGGTCTCATCCCTCAGAGGATCATTCTGGATAGTCTACATGTTTTGTAATTTCCCTATGGACCACAATCCTTAGATGTGACCTTAATAACTGATTCAGACAGTGGTGGACCAAAGTTTTTAGCTACTTTTCATTTTATGAAACGAAGTGAGTTGAAACTGAAAGTTCAACCCAACTTTAAGTTGGTACAGTCCCCCACAGGCTCATGGAACATACTGCCCTGGGTAACTGATGATTAAAACCACTAAGCCTCGGTGGGGGGGGGACAAGTGCTCCAAGTGGCTTTGGTCAACAAGCACAAGGATTAGGTATGTACTTAGAGGAGTCTCAGAAGCTCCTTTCGGCAGGGTCAATCGATTGCATCCCCATGGCTAGCAGTGTGGCCTACCCTAACTTCATGTGCTACTAGAATGGCTCGAAGACTGCCGGGGGTGTGAGAGAAGCGAGAAGTGGATTGGTGGGTGGGAGAAGGATCTACTTCCAGTTTCAAATTGAAGCTCTATTAAATGGAACGACTATGGGTAAGATCatgaaaaaaagaatttaaatcaGGAAAAATTTCCTAGCAGTGAGATCTGCTCTGCCTTCTACAGGAGCCACCATCATATGAGACATTTAAAtgtagactggacaaagcactgcTGTATGTAtattgtagggaacaatcctgccctggcagggagatggaatagatgaactaataggtcttttccatctctaattcctGATCCTATATAAACTAAAATCATGTCTGAAGTACTAAATTGTACTTCATGCAAAATAGGTTTTCCTgctttggattcaaagtctaatTCTTTTGAATGTTAAGATTAGCATGGAAGTACATGAAGCTAACATGTTACTTAGGAAGTAAATAACGGTGGCATTGTAATTTATGCATAACTTAACCTGCTTAAATCTCAATTTTCCAGCTGGTTGTCTAATGTTCAAACATTTCAGTTATTACACTTTTTAATTATAGTTGAAACTTGTTTCTGCTCACGTGAACATAGCCAAATGCTGCTGCCTATTGATCACAGATATTTGCTGTCATTACCCTCCTGTAACATTTGGCTGAACTAATCAATTCAGGTCAGAACAAGCAGTGTAAATTCATGCTATGGCTTAGTGTCCCATGAACTGTAAAGTGTACTGAAATAAATCCAGTAGTAATGTGGTTACTGTGTCTGACATGCATGTGCAAGGTTCACAGCAGTAAAGGATCTGTCACCGTGACACCACAACCCTAACTGTGCGTGGGCAAGGAGGTCACTTACCAAAACCCAGATCCATGTGGGGGAGTTTCTTTGGTTCCCCTCTGAACATCTAAAACAAAACTGAGGGAAGCTTTAGGGCTCACTTGGTGGCATATCAAACTCTGCAATTGGGTGAGTTTATTGGTGAAAACAACAAACACctcccagctgccctgctgcTCTCCAGGTGAGAGCACTGACAACAGTTCACTTTACTCTGCTTCCCTTCACTGCAGCAGAGAAACGTAGGTGTCTGCCTCGGCCAGAGCTCACCCACAGACTGACAAGAGCTCCAGTGTGCGCTGCAGGGAAAGCCCAGAATAAAAGGAGATCCCTGCCAGAGCAGGCCCAACTTCTGTACATCGTTATAGTCTTTTGGGGGAACTTGCCTTCTCCTTAATGGTGTTTCCCCCACAACTCTTCCTCCCATGTTGGAGCTGAAAACCCCTGACAGGACCTTCTCAGCAGGGGCCCAACTTTAACCCAGGGGTAGCTGGAGAGCCTGGCTCGTTTGCCTGGTCAAGAACAGTCACACGCTCCTCATTGAACTGTTTATTAGTTTGTACATCATATACAGTTTATAACAAACCAATTGCACATGGTTTTGCTTCAGGCTGGTTGCGATTCTGCATATAAACACATCATATGAATTATGCCTAATGAAGTAAACAAATATTCACATTTTTTACCCTTCACAGCCTAGAAAGGTAAAGGGCCCGAAGAGGGACAGTGTTTATACCAATGTGAAGCCTGTCTTAAGAGGGCTGGGCAGTTAGGAGAGCAATCTAGAATACAGATTGCTTCATGCAATAACCTTCCTCTCCAGGGAGAGGCTAAATCTTTACGCTGAGGTAAACATACAGACTCTATTCCTTAAATTCAATTAAATACTACAGCACGGGGGCAGATGTCCTCTCTGAGAGGCTTCACATCTGTATCGGCTTTTGCCTCTAGTACTCTTTAAAGTCTCTACAATAAAGCAGATATTATGCATGCAACAAAAGGTGTTCAGGTTGCCATTTTGCACTGCAAAATCATTGCTTCACACTCTTACCATTTTCACCTTTCTCGCATAGCACGAGCCATTAAGTGAAAGCAGAGAGTAAGACGGGGTATCAGTTTAAGAGTGCCTGTCAGTCACAGTGCCTGCCCAGCCACAGAAGGTGAAAGATGGAAGCTGACAAACTACAGTATTTTTGTGCCATCAACCAAAGCTTGAGCCCAACAACATTCTACCACTTGTAGAACAGACAAGCCAGCTTAGCACTCCCACTACTAGTCTGCATTCGGATGCAGTCAGTTCTGTGTGCCAGTGCCCAGCTTACCAGGAAGATCGTATCCCACTGTGTGCACAGCTGGGGAAAACTAGGGCAGGCTGGAGCCAAAAGGTTCCCTACTTACTATCTCAACCCATGTGTATGTTCCTCTGTTCTGGGGAGTAGGTTCTAACGGGAAAAACTGCTCCCAACAGAGCTGCTGTTGCATGTAAATGATCTGAGATTTAGAGCAGGGTCATAGTTCTTACTAGCATTGGGTTTGTTGCTTTTCAGAACCAGTTTCAGTACTGAGGGAGCTGGACTTTAGCACTAGACCAGGGAATCTAAAGGTGGCGTGAcacacaaacttgtttttctgagctGGAAGAACACAAGTCTACTCAAAGCAGATCTATTGCCGAACCATTAGTGTTAAAGAAGTGAGGAGGTAATCTGCCAAGAGAGCCAGCCACTGGGTGGTCTGAATACTTCAGTCATTCATTTATCTGAAGACCAGCTTGGTAAACACTGATTGCTGGAAAGAAACTACAGCCAAGTGGCTCTCAATCCTCATTCTAGCTGATGCCAAAGTGCTCTGGGGACTTACACTGGTTCATGAACTACTTAATTATGTTGCCCCCAAAATCTCTGCAAATTGCTCTTGTAAATAGTTGCATTAAACAGAGCCTGTAGCTCCAAAAAAAAGTCCGTCCTTGGAGCAAAACTCCAAGTGTGCTGATAAAGAGCCCTCCCCCTTACACAGCACAGTCAGCCGAGAAAGAGCCCACAGAAAGGGGGCTAGAAGCAGCTTAATGTTCTTAAACTCATTTTTGGAGTTCGGGTTATGTCTGCGCCTGACCAGGATTTGAACCCAACACTCATATCAGATCTTGCAGGAGTTACTGCCAATAGAAGTAAAGCCAGTGCTGAGAAAGGGGAAGAAGGAATGTAGCCTGCCTTTAGCCCTTTGACATTCCACACATAAGCATCTCGAACCACCACACTGACGGACTTTTAACAAAATGCAGCATCTCCTGCTTTCATTTTGAATGGACTCGGGCCTGGTCACCTGAGACTACCCCAACTGCAGCTCAAACGCTTCATATTTTGGTCACAAGAAGAGACATCACAAGAGCATTACAGGGGAAAGCAAAATGCTGATCAGTTCTCTTATTTCAACAAATGTTTTTTAGAATAACTGAGATTAGTTTGACTCCATCCCAGTAGGTATGTTTGTGGCTGGGCTTTTAGAAAGCAGAGACGTCTCTGTAGTTTGTCTCTCAAGGTCCTTGATCTCAGGTGTTCTCACAAGTGACCATGCCACCTACTTCACTCAGTTCTCGTGTATTTTGTCTTGTCTCCTGACTAGAGGAATAACTCTTCCTACCAGAGTCACTGCCTGCAGCTGCGGGAAAGAAAGGGGCTGTTTTGGCTCATGCCCACTCCAGAGGATTCTTAAATTAGGTTCTAATAGCAGAATGTGGAGTGGTGATTTAAAAGCCACTCAACTTCCAGATTCATGGCTAAGGAAAAAGCTGCTGGTTACTTGTAAAGCTAAGCCACGCTTCTCCAGAACCGATGGAGGTTCTCTCCACAGGGAACGGCACAGAGGCATCTGTAGTCCCTTTTCAGAATAAAAACAGATTAAGGCTCTTCCTGTTGTGCCACAAATACATGGTTAGTAATTTACCATTGTAAAGACGGACTTCAAAAAAATAACACACACGTTTCATTAAGAAGACCTTTGAGTGTCAGTCTGCTTCACATGGAAAATAAAGCCTGTAATCCACAGGTGAGTCAGAAAAGGAAGAGTCTAATTAATCCATTTTCCCCACTCAGCCTGTTATGGGAATTACCACCTACATCAACTTTGTCTTCTACCACCTGTAGAAAGCTTGAACATAGCCAGGTTAAGAGACCTGCTACTTACAGTGGCAAATTCCTCCATCCTGTAGCTCCTAACAAGCCAGAGGGAAGACACAAGAGACTAGATGTAGCAGTCAGGCAAATGGCATCAAGGCTCCCCGTTGGCTACTTATGAAATACAATCGATAAAATCGATCCTGCTCAGTAACTGTAAAGTGTGACTGCAATGTTTTAAACCACACACACATCTAGGCTGATACGGTCCGAAAGAAACAGTTCCCCCTGTCCAAGCTACTGTGCTAACACAAGAGGGAGGCTGCAATTTTAATATACATGTGCCACAATAATCATTTGCTACTGTCCTGAGATAACAGTATAAGTACTGAATTTCCACTAGTGTTAGAATGCACTCTGCAAAGTGAATGGAAGTTCGTATTCACGTTTAGTCTCACAgtagcactttttaaaaagtcttggcACTCACCATATTAATATTTAACTACAATAAATCATGCAATCGTGTACAGTTCATATAAATACCTGCTGTGTATATGTCCCCTCTTCACGCCCGAAAGAACTGTCTTTTTTAGAAGTGGGGAGCAGGGAAGTCAGCCAACACTTAACTAAAAAAGAACATCGACGAAATGCAAGAAATGTCTCTGTACTCTGCTAATAGAATCTGAGATGATTCCAAACGGTGCAGCTGTGAATCCAGAACATCCCACCAAAGTGATGTCACGTAAACTTTGATTTGCAAAAGAACCACAGAAAGTTTCAAAATGCAGATCAACTTTTATGCCCCAAGACATTTAACCTACGGGAGTTGGTAAGATTCTGGCACCTTATTccgctctcacttacaccagagtCACAAGGTTGAGTCCATCAAGTTACACTGGTGTGAGGGAGAAGAATAAATGCTGTGGGGGGTCTCAGTCTTCTAAACCATTTCTCAGTGCTGGCTCATGAACTTCCTTTGCTAATATTGGGCTGCAGTAACTGGAATTAAGCCCTTAGATCTGCCCTCCATGAGAGCAGATTGTCATATTTCtgatagaagcagcagcaggacttACTTTTTTGGTGGCAGTACCCTGCATTTCTATGCCATCTGGGAGACACACATGCCTGGCATTGCAATCTGGCAATCCTGCAGCCAACTGAATTGAAGGAGGCGTCCAGCCCTTGACTGGAGGGAAGATATTAAGGGAATGTGAATTGGAAGTCAACTGTTTTCTGTAATACCACACACAAAGTCGGTCAGCCAGTCAGATCTGCTAGATAGAAAGATTTCTCCGAGTACCACCTACGTCCTTACATTTACATTTATGCACAACCCGTCTGTACTCTCAGCCAAACGAGATGCAGCTTTTCAACAACTGTCTCTACAAAACAGCAATTGCAGTTTAACACAAATCACAAGAAAATCTTCCTCAGAAATGGTTCTGCCTGTTCGGGCCAGTGCTGGTTAGCATTTATCTAGCAATTATTTCTACAAACGCAAACTCCACATCTATGGTAAAGGCCATTGAAAATCCCATCAGACATAAGGCTACTCTGAAGATCTCCAAAACTACTTCACAGGTGGAGCATTCATTCAGTGGAGATGATTCTAGTTACATGAGTTCTTTACTATATGGAAACAGGAATCATTCCACAGAGCCAGGCTCCCCTCACAGCCAATATCAGGCAGGGCATGACCCCAATCCACAGTAAACACCAAAGGGCAGTGTTGGTGTGAGAAGCCAGGCAACGCTCTAAAAGCACGTCAGTTCTGTGTTCGGGAGTACGTGTCTGCATGCAGCTCTGGCTTCAGCTCATCGACCGATCACACAGGCTGGCACAAAGAGGCAGTGAGGCAAGTTATGCACCATCAGCCCAGAGTTCCTGCTACAACTTGGAATTTCTTTGTTCCTGTAAAATACTTGGAATGCCATTTAAAACTCACGCAGTTGTGTTACATTAAAAACAGACACCAATTTCTGTAAACGTTACCAATAGTTCAATGAGCCCATAGTAACCATTCTTCAAACATGCTGTGCGTTTTTACAAGTTGGAAATGGGCAACCTGCATTACGGATATGCAATATGGAAAAACGTCATAAAGACTATTTTTAGACCGTAGAAACAAACCAATCAAACCTAGCAAAGCCATTTTTTAATCACATATGCTGCAATTAAATGATCAAGTGAATGAATTATAAAGAGGAACTGAAAAGAAATTCACCCCAGACCAAATTAAATATCCCCTTAAACAAAGACGGGGTGTCTTGGAGTGGGCGCATTTAGAGCACTCATTTCTAGCTGCCCCATAGGGAGCTCTCTCGTATCGGCGGCTCCCGTAAATCTGAAGAATGATTTCTCTCCAGTACAAAAACATTAAGATCCCTGTTTATCATTTACATTAATGCCCGGGTGTACATTCTCGCATAGCCACAGCAAACAAAACTGCAGCTGGCAAACAGGACGTAGCTGCTTGGATGTTATAAAAACCCTGTTACGATTCAGTTACTTACAAGTGAAAATGGGGTTCCAGAAACCCTGATGTTGTGCCATCCTGCACTCTGGAACCAACCAAAAGGAGCCATGAACAAGCTGGGTTGCCAGCAACAGGACCCTGGAGGAAGTCCGAACAGTCTGAAAACATGGGCCAGCATGGAGGGACCAAAtgattcaaaacattttatttttttttttaataaagttaacAGTAAAACAAAATTCACAAGCCTTCCCCGCCCCCCTCTCTTCAGCATTGGTTTCCTCTTCTCACACAAAGCACACAACAGAGAGGTCTCCAACTGAGAAAATGAAACTGCTCTAAGTACAATGAGACATGATGAAGGCAGGAGTCTAATTATGTCCGTATTCAAGGTTAAAACGAGCATTTCAGGTGGGTGTATGTGGTTTGTATGTTTTTAGTTTAGCCAAACTGGAAAAAGAAATTTCCTGGCCCAGAAGCTGAAAGAGAAAGTGAGAAATATTAGCGTTCCCGAGTCTCTCTCCAGAACAAGGCTCTCGAACATCCGTGGAGCGCTGGGCTCACATGCAGCCCTTGGGCAGGAACACAAGGGATGGGCTCCGGGCAGTCTGACTCTGCCACACAAACAGGAATGGAGTGACGCTGGCACAGGGTCAGTGCTGGTAAGTAAAGGGGTCTGGAGAAAGGATTGCAAGGGCGAGAGTCAGGCGTCCCAGGTTAGGGGTCCCTGAGTTTCTCCCGTGGGTGGTATTAATGCTGGTTAAGTGCCGACCAgatgctcagtgctgtacaagcCACCCCTGTGCCAAGAGGCATGCAATCTATGGGGAGCTGACCATGCACAGGAGAAGGATGGTCAGTGTGGGGAATAACACCATTTGCAACATCCCCTGGGCAACTCAAATGCAGCGACAATAGGCCGGGCCCTCCAGAaggcccctgggagctgtgcACGTCCAACAGGAGACAGGACAGGCTA
It encodes:
- the CNP gene encoding 2',3'-cyclic-nucleotide 3'-phosphodiesterase isoform X2, coding for MLNSHAKTVTAFIFEAERACWHSPDNNRGFTRKSHTFLPKIFRKMSTQSSKERLENLQFPFLDDDTTISTVKESKTLFIIRGLPGSGKSTLAQAIQDQYKDACKVISADTYKITPAIRSSIPEDYSKLDEDLVDYCKRDISVVVVDDTHHERERLDQLFDIADKYQFKVLFVEPKTPWKMDCLQLKDKNQWKLSVEDLKKMKPSLEKDFLPLYYGWFLSKKSSENLRKTGQAFLDELGSLKVFKKESKYFLPAEDPKVKLDLTSYFAKRPPSVLHCTTKFTDFGKAMGADEYAQQEVVKASYGKAFTLTISALFLTTKTAGARVELSEQELLLWPGDVDKILPTDNLPKGSRAHITLGCASGIEPVQTGIDLLEFVKLEKAGTKGDEIEEIGGGKLQYFGNGMWMLLLSKKIEVKAIFSGYYGKGKLVPTQGSNKRGSAFNPCTII
- the CNP gene encoding 2',3'-cyclic-nucleotide 3'-phosphodiesterase isoform X1, which gives rise to MKIAAGGPVTEPRPLRSAPAAPAGAALAMNRGFTRKSHTFLPKIFRKMSTQSSKERLENLQFPFLDDDTTISTVKESKTLFIIRGLPGSGKSTLAQAIQDQYKDACKVISADTYKITPAIRSSIPEDYSKLDEDLVDYCKRDISVVVVDDTHHERERLDQLFDIADKYQFKVLFVEPKTPWKMDCLQLKDKNQWKLSVEDLKKMKPSLEKDFLPLYYGWFLSKKSSENLRKTGQAFLDELGSLKVFKKESKYFLPAEDPKVKLDLTSYFAKRPPSVLHCTTKFTDFGKAMGADEYAQQEVVKASYGKAFTLTISALFLTTKTAGARVELSEQELLLWPGDVDKILPTDNLPKGSRAHITLGCASGIEPVQTGIDLLEFVKLEKAGTKGDEIEEIGGGKLQYFGNGMWMLLLSKKIEVKAIFSGYYGKGKLVPTQGSNKRGSAFNPCTII
- the CNP gene encoding 2',3'-cyclic-nucleotide 3'-phosphodiesterase isoform X3, producing the protein MSTQSSKERLENLQFPFLDDDTTISTVKESKTLFIIRGLPGSGKSTLAQAIQDQYKDACKVISADTYKITPAIRSSIPEDYSKLDEDLVDYCKRDISVVVVDDTHHERERLDQLFDIADKYQFKVLFVEPKTPWKMDCLQLKDKNQWKLSVEDLKKMKPSLEKDFLPLYYGWFLSKKSSENLRKTGQAFLDELGSLKVFKKESKYFLPAEDPKVKLDLTSYFAKRPPSVLHCTTKFTDFGKAMGADEYAQQEVVKASYGKAFTLTISALFLTTKTAGARVELSEQELLLWPGDVDKILPTDNLPKGSRAHITLGCASGIEPVQTGIDLLEFVKLEKAGTKGDEIEEIGGGKLQYFGNGMWMLLLSKKIEVKAIFSGYYGKGKLVPTQGSNKRGSAFNPCTII